In one window of Synchiropus splendidus isolate RoL2022-P1 chromosome 15, RoL_Sspl_1.0, whole genome shotgun sequence DNA:
- the lratd1 gene encoding protein LRATD1: protein MGNQLDRITHLNYSELPTGDPSGLEKDELRVGVAYFFSDEEEEVEDRTPSDCGYSKDHSPTEDGPFTVSEVEYTAFCSQECIFSKLRETEDLNVYSGKSLLSMCKPGDLVELVATAQPPHWVIYEHYDQVIHLHKGEIRKDSLLELCSGRHGRIVNNRYRYRPLPPDLVMQNAVGHLGLNSGEICWTNSESFAAWCRFGKREFKAGGEAHSAEQQYFLKVHLSGSGVHTLVFRSLEDMIRERRRVDASGILKELSLVNGNKE from the coding sequence ATGGGAAATCAACTGGATCGGATCACCCACCTCAActacagcgagctgcccacggGGGATCCGTCCGGGCTGGAGAAAGACGAGCTCCGGGTCGGTGTCGCCTACTTCTTCTccgacgaagaggaggaggtggaggaccgCACTCCGTCTGACTGCGGCTACAGCAAGGACCATAGCCCGACCGAGGATGGACCCTTCACGGTCAGCGAGGTGGAGTACACAGCCTTCTGCTCACAGGAATGCATCTTCTCCAAACTCCGGGAGACCGAGGACTTGAACGTGTACTCGGGGAAAAGTTTGCTGAGTATGTGCAAACCGGGGGACCTGGTGGAGCTGGTGGCCACTGCGCAACCGCCGCACTGGGTCATCTACGAGCACTACGATCAGGTCATACATCTGCACAAGGGGGAGATCCGTAAAGACAGCCTGCTTGAGCTCTGCAGCGGGCGCCACGGGAGGATAGTCAACAACCGCTACCGATATCGACCGCTGCCGCCGGATCTGGTGATGCAGAACGCAGTGGGACACTTGGGTCTGAACAGCGGGGAGATCTGCTGGACCAACTCGGAAAGTTTTGCAGCCTGGTGTCGCTTTGGGAAACGGGAGTTCAAAGCCGGCGGGGAGGCGCATTCGGCGGAGCAGCAGTATTTTCTCAAAGTGCACCTGTCTGGCAGCGGCGTGCACACGCTGGTCTTTCGGAGCCTGGAGGACATGATCCGCGAGAGGAGACGCGTAGACGCAAGTGGAATTCTCAAAGAGTTGTCTTTGGTTAACGGGAACAAGGAGTGA